Proteins encoded within one genomic window of Xylophilus sp. GOD-11R:
- a CDS encoding MFS transporter — translation MAHALHDGYTDMIYVLLPVWQTEFGLGYGALAMLRGIYAGTMACLQLASGRLAQRIGSRATLALGTLLAALGYGAAGMSGSLIGLCVALAVSGAGSSTQHPLASGAVSRVYGRDARGPLGVYNFAGDLGKAALPAALSLLLTTVAWRPALWAMSVAGCLAAVSLALFLPTIARKGESKHQGAAGGKHAGAPGFRLLLSIGVLDTAVRMGLLTFLPFLLRAKGLSDGMQGTALALVFIGGAAGKFACGWLGQRVGVTGTVLVTEGATAALILAVLWCPLMPALVLLPILGVMLNGTSSVLYGSVPDLAAPGDTERAFAWFYTGAIASGAAAPVAYGLLGDHFGVHLATVATAMTAVVIVPMALVLRPYLHRAGAPA, via the coding sequence ATGGCCCACGCACTGCACGACGGCTACACCGACATGATCTACGTGCTGCTTCCGGTGTGGCAGACCGAGTTCGGCCTGGGCTACGGTGCACTGGCCATGCTGCGCGGCATCTACGCGGGCACGATGGCGTGCCTGCAGCTGGCTTCTGGCCGGCTCGCGCAACGAATCGGTAGCCGGGCCACGCTGGCCCTCGGCACCTTGCTGGCCGCACTCGGGTATGGGGCGGCGGGAATGTCCGGCAGCCTGATCGGCCTCTGCGTGGCCCTGGCCGTTTCCGGCGCGGGGTCCAGCACGCAACATCCGCTGGCCTCGGGCGCTGTGTCCCGGGTCTATGGGCGCGATGCACGCGGGCCGCTGGGCGTCTACAACTTCGCGGGAGACCTGGGCAAGGCGGCATTGCCTGCCGCGCTTTCCTTGCTGCTGACCACCGTGGCCTGGCGCCCGGCCTTGTGGGCGATGTCCGTGGCCGGTTGCCTGGCCGCGGTCAGCCTTGCACTTTTCCTCCCGACGATTGCGCGGAAAGGGGAGTCGAAGCACCAGGGTGCCGCTGGCGGCAAGCACGCTGGGGCACCCGGCTTTCGACTGCTCCTGAGCATCGGCGTACTCGACACCGCCGTCCGGATGGGCCTGCTGACCTTCCTGCCTTTTCTTCTCAGAGCCAAGGGCCTGTCGGACGGCATGCAGGGAACGGCACTGGCCCTGGTCTTCATCGGCGGCGCGGCGGGCAAGTTCGCTTGCGGCTGGCTGGGCCAGCGCGTCGGCGTGACGGGGACGGTGTTGGTCACCGAGGGAGCGACCGCCGCGCTGATCCTGGCCGTGCTGTGGTGTCCTTTGATGCCGGCATTGGTTCTGCTGCCCATCCTGGGCGTGATGCTCAACGGCACTTCGTCCGTGCTCTACGGATCCGTGCCGGACCTCGCGGCTCCTGGCGACACGGAACGTGCCTTCGCCTGGTTCTACACCGGCGCGATCGCTTCCGGCGCCGCCGCGCCGGTGGCCTACGGCCTGCTGGGCGACCATTTCGGCGTGCACCTGGCCACCGTGGCGACCGCCATGACGGCCGTCGTCATCGTGCCGATGGCGCTCGTCCTGCGGCCCTATCTCCATCGCGCTGGAGCGCCAGCGTAA
- a CDS encoding tripartite tricarboxylate transporter substrate binding protein codes for MKTTRRQAIASACAMALGGLASAQASDYPNKPIELIVPVAAGGGTDLVGRSFAEAAKKYLPQQPMVVVNKPGASGAIGTAELITARPDGYKIGIIICEITIIPNMGITKYTAGDLRPIARLNADPSALSVRADAPWQTVEEFIADARKRKDPVSIANAGSGSIWHMAAAAFSEKIGLPVNHVPFLGAAPAVVALLGGHVDAITVSPGEVAQHVAAGKLRTLAVMSDQRVGGMFEKVPTLKERGIDLSVGVWRGLAVPKTTPADIVATLSEVAAKAADDPVFREALTRANLGWSYADAAAFQKTIDHDRAFYAELVPKLELKK; via the coding sequence ATGAAAACCACCAGACGCCAGGCCATCGCCTCGGCCTGTGCGATGGCCCTCGGCGGCCTCGCTTCCGCCCAGGCCTCCGACTATCCCAACAAGCCGATCGAGCTGATCGTGCCGGTGGCCGCCGGGGGCGGCACCGACCTGGTGGGCCGGTCGTTCGCCGAGGCCGCCAAGAAGTACCTGCCGCAGCAACCGATGGTGGTGGTGAACAAGCCCGGCGCCAGCGGTGCGATCGGTACGGCCGAACTCATCACGGCCCGGCCCGACGGCTACAAGATCGGCATCATCATCTGCGAGATCACGATCATCCCCAACATGGGGATCACCAAGTACACGGCGGGCGACCTGCGACCGATCGCGCGGCTCAACGCGGACCCCTCGGCCCTGTCGGTGAGGGCCGATGCTCCCTGGCAGACGGTCGAGGAGTTCATCGCCGACGCGCGCAAGCGCAAGGACCCGGTGTCCATCGCCAATGCCGGCTCGGGCTCCATCTGGCACATGGCGGCGGCGGCTTTTTCCGAGAAGATCGGTTTGCCGGTGAACCATGTGCCCTTTCTGGGCGCGGCGCCCGCCGTGGTGGCCCTGCTGGGTGGCCATGTCGACGCGATCACCGTCAGCCCCGGCGAAGTGGCCCAGCATGTGGCGGCGGGCAAGTTGCGCACGCTGGCGGTCATGTCCGACCAGCGTGTCGGCGGCATGTTCGAGAAGGTGCCCACGCTCAAGGAGCGTGGCATCGACCTGTCGGTGGGTGTGTGGCGCGGCCTGGCCGTGCCCAAGACCACGCCCGCCGACATCGTCGCCACGCTCAGCGAGGTGGCGGCCAAGGCGGCCGACGACCCGGTGTTCCGCGAGGCGCTGACCCGAGCCAACCTGGGCTGGTCGTATGCCGACGCGGCCGCGTTCCAGAAGACCATCGACCACGACCGGGCGTTCTACGCCGAACTGGTACCCAAGCTGGAACTGAAGAAATGA
- a CDS encoding tripartite tricarboxylate transporter substrate binding protein produces MKRQRRTFIAQCGALALGAASPGLSFAQAGYPDKTVRLIIPYPAGGATDNLGRLAAQAMQQALGQPFIADNRGGGGTTIGTRAVATAPPDGYTLGMVDSTFAINPGLLGSRLPYDTVKDFAPVCLIATAQFVLVTHPSVPVTDLAAFVAKAKAAPNTLSYGSAGVGSGPHLAGEQLAQQAGVQVTHVPYRGGGTVITDLLGGQVQFAFATVPTLVEHIKAGKLRALAVTGAHRAPQLPEVRTFVEAGLPGVDTMPFFGLVAPKGVPAAVVDKTSHALMASIRTGEMQTRLKALGFEPVGSTPAEFAARLQEEIAKWTEVIRKGKIQPE; encoded by the coding sequence ATGAAGAGACAACGCAGGACTTTCATCGCGCAGTGCGGCGCCCTGGCGCTGGGGGCGGCATCACCCGGGCTGTCGTTCGCCCAGGCGGGGTACCCCGACAAGACGGTCCGCCTCATCATTCCTTATCCCGCTGGTGGCGCCACCGACAACCTGGGCCGGCTGGCCGCTCAGGCCATGCAGCAGGCGCTGGGCCAGCCTTTCATCGCGGACAACCGCGGCGGCGGCGGCACCACCATCGGCACCCGCGCCGTGGCGACTGCGCCGCCGGACGGCTACACACTGGGCATGGTCGACAGCACCTTCGCCATCAACCCCGGCCTGCTCGGTTCGCGCCTGCCTTACGACACCGTCAAGGACTTCGCGCCGGTCTGCCTGATCGCGACCGCCCAGTTCGTGCTGGTCACGCATCCGTCGGTACCGGTGACCGATCTCGCCGCTTTCGTGGCCAAGGCCAAGGCGGCGCCGAACACGCTGTCCTACGGCTCGGCGGGGGTGGGCAGCGGCCCGCATCTGGCAGGCGAGCAGCTCGCGCAGCAGGCCGGTGTGCAGGTCACCCATGTTCCTTACCGGGGCGGCGGCACCGTCATCACCGATCTGCTGGGCGGCCAGGTGCAGTTCGCGTTCGCCACGGTGCCGACCCTCGTCGAGCACATCAAGGCTGGCAAGCTGCGCGCGCTTGCGGTCACCGGCGCTCATCGCGCGCCCCAACTGCCCGAGGTGCGCACCTTCGTCGAGGCAGGATTGCCGGGCGTGGACACCATGCCTTTCTTCGGCCTGGTCGCACCCAAGGGGGTGCCCGCCGCCGTGGTGGACAAGACCAGCCATGCGCTGATGGCCTCCATCCGCACAGGCGAGATGCAGACCCGGCTCAAGGCCTTGGGGTTCGAGCCGGTCGGCAGCACGCCGGCGGAGTTTGCCGCTCGGCTCCAGGAAGAGATCGCCAAGTGGACCGAAGTCATTCGCAAGGGAAAGATCCAGCCGGAATAA
- a CDS encoding LysR family transcriptional regulator: MLNRRELTLLRAMYQCTTVTAAAQAVHMSQPAASALLRDMETRVGFALFRRDNRRLHLTAQGRAMIPEVLHALTGMEAVDRLASQIRDGVNDRLVVGAVAVTASMLLPPALVEVRGDYPDVKFSVRTGSGLDIVEMAVDHRIDIGVVIGSSIPDERVHQEQIAPVSLHAVLRPDHPLARTRRLSLEAVAAAGLIVLSTSLPAGAATRQALLRAGWEYEPVMEVGQSFTACEMARQGLGIAIVETLGARYAQRQGLIAKRLMTVEDMAISLVAPRDRPLHGAGLGLKQALVNAMRG; encoded by the coding sequence ATGCTCAATCGCCGAGAGCTCACCCTGCTGCGCGCCATGTACCAGTGCACCACCGTGACCGCCGCCGCCCAGGCGGTGCACATGAGCCAGCCTGCCGCCAGCGCCCTGCTCCGTGACATGGAGACTCGTGTCGGCTTTGCCTTGTTTCGACGCGACAACCGCCGGCTCCACCTCACCGCCCAGGGCCGGGCCATGATTCCGGAGGTGCTGCATGCACTGACCGGCATGGAAGCCGTCGATCGCCTGGCCTCCCAGATCCGCGACGGGGTCAACGACCGGCTGGTGGTCGGCGCGGTGGCGGTCACCGCGTCCATGCTGCTGCCGCCCGCACTGGTGGAAGTGCGCGGGGACTATCCCGACGTGAAATTCTCGGTGCGTACCGGCTCGGGGCTGGACATCGTGGAGATGGCGGTCGACCACCGCATCGACATCGGGGTGGTGATCGGCTCTTCCATTCCCGACGAACGCGTACACCAGGAGCAGATCGCGCCGGTGAGCCTGCACGCCGTCCTGAGACCGGACCACCCCCTGGCCCGCACCCGCCGCCTGAGCCTGGAGGCGGTGGCGGCCGCCGGACTCATCGTGCTGTCCACCTCCTTGCCCGCCGGCGCGGCGACCCGGCAGGCCCTGCTGCGGGCAGGATGGGAATATGAGCCGGTCATGGAAGTGGGGCAGTCGTTCACCGCTTGCGAAATGGCCCGCCAGGGGCTCGGCATCGCCATCGTGGAGACCCTGGGTGCGCGCTATGCGCAGCGCCAGGGCTTGATCGCCAAACGACTGATGACCGTGGAGGACATGGCGATCAGCCTGGTCGCTCCGCGGGACCGGCCCCTGCACGGCGCAGGTCTGGGATTGAAGCAGGCATTGGTGAATGCCATGCGGGGCTGA
- a CDS encoding SDR family oxidoreductase, with amino-acid sequence MTQRLAGKIAVVTAAGQGIGRATALAMAQAGAEVWATDLRTDTLATLERIEGVRTAKLDVMDHGAITGFFGALDRVDVLFNCAGVVHGGTVLQATDDDWDFAMNLNVRSQFWAMQAVLPRMVAAGRGSIVNMASVASSLKGLPGRCVYGASKAAVIGLTKSVAADFVASGVRCNSISPGTVDTPSLGDRIASQADPAKARQAFVARQPLGRLATAEEIAPLVVFLASDEASFVTGQNYAIDGGITI; translated from the coding sequence ATGACGCAACGGCTCGCCGGAAAAATCGCGGTCGTGACGGCGGCCGGGCAGGGCATCGGCCGGGCCACCGCGCTGGCAATGGCGCAAGCGGGCGCCGAGGTCTGGGCCACCGACCTCCGGACCGACACCCTGGCCACGCTGGAGCGGATAGAGGGCGTGCGCACGGCGAAGCTCGACGTGATGGACCACGGCGCGATCACCGGATTCTTCGGTGCGCTGGACAGGGTGGACGTGCTGTTCAACTGCGCCGGCGTGGTACACGGCGGCACGGTGCTGCAGGCCACCGACGACGACTGGGATTTCGCCATGAACCTCAACGTGCGCTCGCAGTTCTGGGCCATGCAGGCCGTGCTGCCGCGCATGGTCGCGGCCGGGCGGGGCAGCATCGTCAACATGGCCAGCGTCGCCAGCAGCCTCAAGGGCCTGCCGGGACGCTGCGTGTACGGCGCCAGCAAGGCGGCGGTGATCGGCCTGACCAAGTCGGTCGCGGCCGATTTCGTGGCGTCGGGCGTGCGCTGCAACAGCATCTCGCCGGGCACCGTGGATACACCGTCGCTGGGTGATCGCATCGCCAGCCAGGCTGATCCGGCGAAGGCCCGGCAGGCCTTCGTCGCGCGCCAGCCCCTGGGCCGGTTGGCCACGGCCGAGGAAATCGCGCCGCTGGTGGTGTTTCTGGCCAGCGACGAGGCGAGTTTCGTCACGGGGCAGAACTACGCGATCGACGGCGGAATCACCATCTAG
- a CDS encoding mandelate racemase/muconate lactonizing enzyme family protein has translation MSANDIVSVTCIPMRLPFHHWSKPPLFAGKPRDKLDSALVRLETADGTVAWGESYCVEPRALQAIFESLIAPLACGRAADDAGLVPGMQRVLHNLGRSGPVLHALAGLDIALWDLRAKREKVPLYQLLGGKKRDRVKVYASLLQYYGDASLLTEVTQRALAQGYREIKLHERTADALGAARASVGREVPVMVDTNCAWLPSEAESAIAAMLVHDPFWIEEPIWQPEDEQALSALKQRVPVPLAVGENASCAWALQQMVKSAAVDYVQPSVIKLGLTSAFDISQACQGTEVTCAPQVAFFGPGFLASLHLIAAQQKEVSLERLYVELAHVPYGDSVPIRDGWLALPDTPGLGADPEPALMQGSFAR, from the coding sequence ATGAGCGCCAACGACATCGTCTCCGTCACCTGCATTCCCATGCGGCTGCCTTTCCATCATTGGAGCAAGCCGCCCCTGTTCGCCGGCAAACCCCGGGACAAGCTCGACAGCGCCCTGGTGCGGCTGGAGACGGCGGATGGCACGGTGGCCTGGGGTGAGTCGTACTGCGTGGAGCCGCGGGCCTTGCAGGCGATCTTCGAATCCTTGATCGCACCGCTGGCCTGCGGCCGTGCCGCCGACGACGCCGGCCTGGTTCCCGGCATGCAACGGGTGCTGCACAACCTCGGACGTTCCGGTCCGGTGCTCCATGCACTGGCCGGCCTGGACATCGCTTTGTGGGACCTGCGCGCCAAACGCGAGAAGGTGCCGCTCTACCAGCTGCTGGGGGGCAAGAAACGTGACCGAGTCAAGGTCTACGCATCCCTTCTGCAGTATTACGGGGACGCGTCGCTGCTGACCGAGGTGACCCAGCGGGCCTTGGCGCAGGGCTACCGGGAAATCAAGCTGCACGAAAGAACCGCCGACGCTCTGGGTGCGGCCCGCGCATCGGTGGGCCGGGAGGTGCCAGTGATGGTCGACACCAACTGCGCCTGGCTGCCCTCCGAGGCAGAGTCCGCCATCGCTGCCATGCTGGTCCACGACCCGTTCTGGATAGAAGAGCCGATCTGGCAGCCGGAAGACGAACAGGCGTTGAGCGCATTGAAGCAGCGGGTGCCGGTGCCGCTGGCGGTGGGCGAAAACGCCAGTTGCGCCTGGGCGCTGCAGCAGATGGTGAAAAGCGCCGCTGTGGACTACGTGCAACCCAGTGTGATCAAGCTCGGCCTGACCTCGGCGTTCGATATCTCCCAGGCCTGCCAGGGCACCGAGGTGACCTGCGCGCCCCAGGTGGCTTTCTTCGGGCCGGGGTTTCTGGCGAGTCTGCACCTGATCGCCGCGCAGCAGAAGGAAGTCTCGCTGGAGCGCCTGTATGTGGAGCTGGCCCATGTGCCTTACGGCGACAGCGTTCCGATTCGCGACGGCTGGCTCGCCCTACCCGATACGCCAGGGCTCGGCGCAGACCCCGAGCCGGCATTGATGCAGGGCAGCTTCGCCCGATAG
- a CDS encoding ureidoglycolate lyase, which translates to MKLLRFGPVGQERPGLLDATGTLRDLSAHVGDIAGAVLAPDELKRLAAIDPSSLPAVPGSPRIGACVGNIGKFVCIGLNYADHAAESNMPIPAEPIVFNKWTSAVVGPHDDVKIPRGSEKTDWEVELGVVIGSVASYVEEADALQYVAGYCVVNDVSERNYQLERGGTWDKGKGCDTFGPTGPWLVTTDEIPDPHALDMWLEVDGKRYQNGNTRTMIFNVPQLVSYLSRFMTLHPGDVISTGTPPGVGMGIKPQAVYLRAGQTMRLGIQGLGEQQQKTVDA; encoded by the coding sequence ATGAAGTTGCTACGTTTTGGTCCGGTCGGCCAGGAACGCCCCGGCCTGCTCGACGCCACCGGTACCCTGCGGGATCTGTCAGCCCATGTAGGCGATATTGCAGGCGCCGTGCTGGCGCCGGACGAACTGAAGCGGCTCGCCGCCATCGATCCTTCCAGCTTGCCGGCGGTGCCCGGCTCGCCGCGCATCGGCGCCTGCGTGGGCAATATCGGCAAGTTCGTCTGCATCGGGCTCAACTACGCCGACCACGCCGCCGAATCCAACATGCCGATTCCCGCCGAACCCATCGTCTTCAACAAATGGACCTCGGCGGTGGTCGGCCCCCACGACGACGTGAAGATTCCGCGCGGCTCGGAAAAGACCGACTGGGAGGTCGAGCTGGGGGTCGTCATCGGCAGTGTCGCCAGCTATGTCGAGGAAGCCGACGCGCTGCAATACGTGGCCGGCTATTGCGTGGTCAACGACGTGTCCGAGCGCAACTACCAGCTCGAGCGCGGCGGCACCTGGGACAAGGGCAAGGGTTGCGACACCTTCGGCCCCACCGGCCCCTGGCTGGTGACCACCGACGAAATCCCCGATCCGCACGCCCTGGACATGTGGCTGGAGGTCGATGGCAAGCGCTACCAGAACGGCAACACCCGCACGATGATCTTCAACGTGCCGCAGCTGGTGTCCTACCTCAGCCGCTTCATGACGCTGCATCCGGGCGACGTGATCTCCACAGGCACGCCGCCGGGCGTCGGCATGGGTATCAAGCCGCAGGCGGTCTACCTGCGTGCCGGCCAGACCATGCGCCTGGGCATCCAGGGCCTGGGCGAGCAGCAGCAGAAGACCGTGGACGCCTGA
- a CDS encoding SDR family NAD(P)-dependent oxidoreductase: protein MIQYDYEGRTAVVTGGAQGIGFAIARRLLAGGAQVCLWDADGAAITAAKAALGSDTVTGVQVDVTDFAQVEAAVGQTQARSGAIAMLVHSAGIAGANLPVADYPLAEWKRVLAVNLDGAFHVNKAVVPGMVARGYGRVVNIASIAGKEGNPNASAYSASKAGVIALTKSLGKETAAHDVAVNAITPAAARTKIFEQMSQQHIDYMLSKIPRARFVEVDEIAAMVAWLVSAENSFTTGAVFDLSGGRATY, encoded by the coding sequence ATGATCCAGTACGACTACGAAGGCCGCACGGCGGTCGTGACCGGCGGTGCGCAAGGCATCGGATTCGCCATCGCCAGGCGCCTGCTCGCGGGCGGCGCCCAGGTCTGCCTGTGGGACGCCGACGGGGCCGCCATCACCGCGGCCAAGGCCGCCCTCGGCAGCGATACGGTGACCGGCGTCCAGGTCGATGTGACCGACTTTGCCCAGGTCGAGGCCGCCGTCGGCCAGACGCAAGCGCGGTCCGGCGCCATCGCCATGCTGGTCCACAGCGCCGGCATCGCCGGCGCCAACCTGCCGGTGGCCGACTATCCGCTGGCCGAATGGAAACGCGTGCTGGCGGTCAACCTCGACGGCGCCTTCCACGTGAACAAGGCGGTGGTGCCCGGCATGGTGGCGCGCGGCTACGGACGGGTGGTCAACATCGCCTCCATCGCCGGCAAGGAAGGCAATCCCAACGCCTCCGCCTACAGCGCGTCGAAGGCGGGCGTGATCGCGCTGACCAAGAGTCTCGGCAAGGAAACGGCAGCGCACGACGTGGCCGTCAACGCCATCACGCCGGCGGCGGCGCGCACCAAGATCTTCGAGCAGATGTCGCAGCAGCACATCGACTACATGCTGTCGAAGATTCCCCGTGCGCGCTTCGTCGAGGTCGACGAGATCGCCGCCATGGTCGCCTGGCTGGTGTCCGCCGAGAACTCCTTCACCACCGGCGCGGTGTTCGACCTGTCCGGGGGCAGGGCGACTTACTGA
- a CDS encoding glucose 1-dehydrogenase, producing MTIESETPVILVTGGSRGVGAATARLAAAEGYDVVISYLADQASARQVVADVETQGRRALAVRADNADPEQVARLFTAVDEAFGRVDVLVNNAAILARQSRLEDLGFERMQRMFAVNAIGPILCAQQAVRRMSTRHQGRGGAIVNISSASARLGSPHEYVDYAASKGALETFTTGLAKEVAREGIRVNCIRPGHIYTEMHASGGEPGRVDRVKDSIPMGRGGQPEEVARAILWLAGPQASFVTGTFLDVTGGK from the coding sequence ATGACCATCGAATCAGAGACCCCCGTCATTCTTGTCACCGGCGGAAGCCGGGGTGTCGGTGCGGCGACAGCGCGGCTGGCCGCAGCCGAGGGCTACGACGTCGTGATCAGCTACCTTGCCGACCAGGCCTCCGCACGCCAGGTGGTCGCCGATGTCGAAACACAGGGTCGTCGGGCATTGGCCGTGCGTGCGGACAACGCCGATCCCGAGCAGGTCGCACGCCTGTTCACCGCCGTGGACGAGGCCTTCGGCCGCGTCGACGTGCTGGTCAACAACGCCGCGATACTGGCGCGGCAGTCACGCCTGGAAGACCTGGGGTTCGAGCGCATGCAGCGCATGTTCGCCGTCAATGCCATCGGTCCCATTCTTTGTGCGCAACAGGCGGTCCGGAGGATGTCGACGCGCCACCAGGGGCGAGGGGGCGCCATCGTCAACATCTCCTCGGCCTCCGCACGGCTCGGCAGCCCTCATGAGTACGTGGACTACGCAGCCTCCAAGGGTGCGCTGGAAACCTTCACCACGGGCCTGGCCAAGGAGGTGGCCCGGGAAGGCATACGCGTCAATTGCATCCGGCCCGGGCACATCTACACCGAGATGCACGCCAGCGGCGGCGAGCCCGGCCGGGTGGATCGGGTGAAAGACTCCATTCCGATGGGCAGGGGCGGGCAGCCCGAGGAGGTTGCCCGCGCCATCCTGTGGCTCGCGGGTCCGCAGGCTTCGTTCGTCACCGGCACCTTCCTGGATGTGACCGGAGGCAAATGA
- a CDS encoding LysR family transcriptional regulator, with protein sequence MIPSLSSITSRLRFRQLGLLVALEECGSVHRAAERLGMTQPGLTKALREVESTFGSELFVRTNQGVYPNELGQCLIRHARLMDADLGHLREEMNGVLRGSGGRVAVGSITGALHSVLIDAVSELRRLQPALAIEIRESTSLELLEAVNEGRLDVAIGRTTVTSNVEQFDYEPLMDEAVSVAVGPRHALARARRVTLPQLARYRWVFYPGNMPLRKLLEREFRQAGLDLPPYPIETSSSLVTMLMLKDDPKLVALVASATMDFCEEHGIARRLPLTIESRHEAFGIVTRRGARLSPAADMLVSCLRKAASKSAVTA encoded by the coding sequence GTGATACCCAGCCTTTCCTCGATCACTTCGCGGCTGCGCTTTCGCCAGCTGGGCCTGCTGGTGGCGCTGGAGGAATGCGGCAGCGTGCACCGCGCCGCCGAGCGGCTGGGCATGACCCAGCCCGGCCTGACCAAGGCCCTGCGCGAAGTCGAGTCCACCTTCGGCTCCGAACTGTTCGTGCGCACCAACCAGGGGGTTTATCCCAATGAACTGGGCCAGTGCCTCATTCGGCACGCCCGGCTGATGGACGCCGACCTGGGCCACCTGCGCGAGGAAATGAACGGCGTGCTGCGCGGCAGCGGCGGCCGGGTCGCGGTGGGATCCATCACCGGTGCGCTGCATTCGGTGCTGATCGACGCGGTCTCCGAACTGCGCCGGCTGCAGCCGGCGCTGGCCATCGAGATCAGGGAAAGCACCAGCCTCGAACTGCTCGAAGCGGTGAACGAAGGCCGGCTGGACGTCGCCATCGGCCGCACCACCGTGACGAGCAACGTCGAACAGTTCGACTACGAGCCGCTGATGGACGAGGCGGTGTCGGTAGCCGTGGGACCGCGCCACGCCCTGGCCCGCGCCAGGCGGGTGACCTTGCCGCAGCTGGCCCGGTACCGCTGGGTTTTCTATCCCGGCAACATGCCCTTGCGCAAGCTGCTCGAGCGGGAGTTCCGCCAGGCCGGGCTCGATCTGCCGCCCTACCCCATCGAGACATCGTCATCGCTGGTGACCATGCTCATGCTCAAGGACGATCCCAAGCTGGTGGCATTGGTGGCCTCCGCCACCATGGATTTTTGCGAGGAACACGGCATTGCTCGCCGCTTGCCGCTCACCATCGAATCACGCCACGAGGCCTTCGGCATCGTCACCCGTCGCGGCGCCCGGCTATCGCCGGCCGCCGACATGCTGGTCAGTTGCCTGCGCAAGGCGGCCAGCAAGAGCGCCGTGACCGCCTGA
- a CDS encoding LysR substrate-binding domain-containing protein — protein MVNKSHVMPDDDIVNARTRLPPLNALRSFEAVARQGSFAAAAADLNVTHWAVGKQIRLLEDWFGLALFERRPRGVKLTDEGAALLGDVGVAFERLSSGADRLRGGRPSRQVSGAVRVNVLVSFALHWLLPRLPDFHALYPGIEVRISTTSRKLRYIGDAFDIGVRSGPEEGAGLVSHPLMADERLPACSPALLRQHPIRTAADLEKHTLLHSASTRGAWAQWLAQAGAPRLRAARHVEFEHVFLQQAAALEGLGVTLASLPLIERELAAGRLVCPLSAPVWSAPAYTLVLNAERGKDPAVETFREWMIRGGLSSKR, from the coding sequence ATGGTGAATAAAAGTCACGTCATGCCAGATGACGACATCGTGAACGCGCGCACCCGGCTTCCGCCGCTCAACGCCTTGCGCAGTTTCGAAGCAGTGGCACGCCAGGGAAGTTTCGCGGCCGCCGCGGCCGATCTGAACGTGACGCATTGGGCGGTGGGAAAGCAGATCCGGCTGCTGGAAGACTGGTTCGGCCTGGCCTTGTTCGAGCGGCGACCGCGCGGCGTGAAGCTGACCGATGAAGGCGCCGCCCTGCTGGGCGATGTGGGCGTTGCGTTCGAGCGCCTGAGCAGCGGTGCCGACCGCTTGCGCGGTGGACGTCCGTCCCGGCAGGTGTCGGGGGCCGTTCGGGTGAATGTGCTGGTCAGCTTTGCGCTGCACTGGTTGCTGCCACGTCTGCCGGACTTCCATGCCCTGTATCCGGGCATCGAGGTGCGGATATCGACCACCTCCCGAAAGCTGCGCTACATCGGCGACGCCTTCGACATCGGTGTTCGCTCAGGACCGGAGGAAGGCGCCGGACTCGTCTCGCATCCCTTGATGGCGGACGAGCGCCTGCCCGCCTGCAGTCCGGCGCTGCTGAGGCAGCATCCGATCCGCACGGCAGCGGACCTTGAAAAACATACCCTTCTGCATTCGGCCAGTACGCGCGGCGCCTGGGCGCAATGGCTCGCGCAGGCCGGCGCGCCCCGGCTGCGGGCGGCCCGCCACGTGGAGTTCGAACACGTGTTCCTGCAGCAGGCGGCTGCGCTGGAAGGCCTGGGCGTCACCCTGGCGTCCCTTCCGCTCATCGAGCGCGAGCTGGCGGCGGGTCGTCTGGTCTGCCCGCTGTCTGCTCCCGTGTGGAGCGCGCCGGCCTACACCCTGGTGTTGAATGCCGAGCGTGGAAAAGACCCGGCGGTCGAAACCTTCCGCGAGTGGATGATCCGAGGCGGACTCAGCTCGAAGCGATGA